One genomic segment of Nocardia spumae includes these proteins:
- the mtrB gene encoding MtrAB system histidine kinase MtrB → MWRRSLQLRVVVSTLTLSLIVITILGVVLTSQITDRLLDAKVNAAVEEMGRARNTVEAQLTGASDSRTQAARLQDAVSALSASSVAGGGSSATGGAGTYSVALAMVGNGQQEVTAGPMLEVPAELRRFVQQNQVSYQFATAAGVDGYHGPVLIIGSPSTEVPTLEVYLIFPLNNEQRSLSLMRGTMLIGGIVLLVLLAAITALVTRQVVLPIRSAARIASRFADGRLKERMLVRGEDDMARLAMSFNEMAESLSNQITQLEEFGNLQRRFTSDVSHELRTPLTTVRMAADLIHGSSDELDPALARSAELLVTELDRFEGLLNDLLEISRHDAGVAELQVESLDVRMCARAAVSTVRHLAKESSCELIVDLPEEPLVAEVDPRRVERVLRNLLANAIDHSEGKPVLIRMRGDSDANAVSMVVRDQGVGLRPGEEKLVFNRFWRSDPSRMRRSGGTGLGLSISVEDANLHDGRLEAWGEPGAGASFRLTLPLVRGRKLGPSPLSLEPPKRRLADTPAEPAGEREPEATGPGEPEATGPGEPENSGTQESGLSESSARPGTVDAEADAETPSGTTPEAAEPSGHPESSDGGASSSAPAPAGTSDAAESATDAARADKEDINP, encoded by the coding sequence ATGTGGCGACGGTCGCTGCAGCTCCGCGTGGTGGTATCCACGCTGACGCTGTCGCTGATCGTCATCACGATTCTCGGTGTCGTGCTGACCAGCCAGATCACCGATCGCCTCCTGGACGCGAAAGTCAATGCGGCCGTTGAGGAGATGGGGCGTGCCCGCAATACGGTCGAGGCACAGCTGACGGGTGCCTCGGATTCGAGGACCCAGGCCGCCCGGCTGCAGGATGCGGTGAGCGCGCTGTCGGCTTCCTCGGTCGCCGGTGGTGGTTCGTCCGCCACGGGCGGGGCCGGAACCTACAGTGTGGCGCTGGCGATGGTCGGCAACGGCCAGCAGGAGGTGACCGCCGGGCCGATGCTGGAGGTGCCCGCCGAACTGCGCCGGTTCGTCCAGCAGAACCAGGTCAGCTACCAGTTCGCGACGGCCGCCGGCGTGGACGGCTACCACGGACCGGTGCTGATCATCGGCAGCCCGAGCACCGAGGTGCCGACGCTCGAGGTCTACCTGATCTTCCCGCTCAACAACGAGCAGCGCAGTCTGAGCCTGATGCGCGGCACCATGCTGATCGGCGGCATCGTGCTGCTGGTGCTCCTGGCGGCGATCACCGCGCTCGTGACCCGGCAGGTCGTGCTGCCGATCCGCTCGGCGGCGCGCATCGCCAGCCGGTTCGCCGATGGGCGGCTCAAGGAGCGCATGCTGGTCCGAGGTGAGGACGATATGGCCAGACTCGCCATGTCGTTCAACGAGATGGCCGAGAGTCTGTCGAATCAGATCACCCAGCTCGAGGAATTCGGCAATCTGCAACGCCGGTTCACCTCCGATGTCAGCCACGAATTGCGGACACCGCTGACCACCGTGCGGATGGCCGCCGATCTGATTCACGGTTCCAGCGACGAACTCGATCCGGCGCTGGCCCGCAGTGCGGAACTGCTGGTCACCGAGCTGGATCGATTCGAGGGACTGCTCAACGATCTGCTCGAGATCAGCCGCCACGACGCGGGTGTGGCCGAATTGCAGGTCGAATCGCTGGATGTGCGCATGTGCGCCCGGGCGGCGGTGTCCACGGTGCGGCATCTGGCCAAGGAATCCAGCTGTGAACTGATCGTGGATCTGCCGGAGGAGCCGTTGGTCGCCGAGGTCGATCCACGGCGGGTGGAGCGGGTGCTGCGCAATCTGCTCGCCAACGCCATCGACCACAGCGAGGGCAAGCCGGTGCTGATCCGGATGCGCGGCGACTCCGATGCCAACGCGGTCTCGATGGTGGTTCGTGATCAGGGTGTCGGCCTGCGGCCCGGTGAGGAGAAATTGGTCTTCAACCGGTTCTGGCGTTCGGATCCGTCCCGGATGCGGCGTTCGGGCGGTACGGGTCTGGGCCTGTCGATCAGCGTCGAGGACGCGAATCTGCACGACGGCCGCCTCGAGGCCTGGGGTGAGCCCGGCGCGGGTGCGAGCTTCCGGCTGACCTTGCCGCTGGTACGTGGACGCAAGCTCGGTCCCAGTCCGCTGTCGCTGGAGCCGCCCAAACGCCGGTTGGCCGATACGCCGGCCGAACCGGCCGGTGAACGGGAGCCGGAGGCCACGGGCCCAGGGGAGCCGGAGGCCACGGGCCCAGGGGAGCCGGAGAACTCGGGCACACAGGAGTCGGGCCTCTCGGAGAGCTCCGCGAGGCCCGGTACCGTCGATGCCGAAGCCGATGCCGAGACGCCGTCCGGTACGACGCCGGAGGCGGCGGAGCCGTCCGGCCATCCGGAGTCGTCGGATGGCGGCGCGTCGTCGTCCGCGCCCGCACCGGCCGGGACGAGTGACGCTGCCGAGAGCGCGACGGATGCCGCGCGTGCCGACAAAGAGGACATCAACCCATGA
- a CDS encoding dTMP kinase, with amino-acid sequence MGALIAVEGLDGAGKRTLIDAVVAELRGRGQRVGTLAFPRYGRSVHADLAAEALRGRHGDVAVSVNAMALLFALDRADARDELSKLLADNDIVLLDRYVASNAAYSAARVGEDADGEMVSWVAELEFARFELPVPDIQVLLDIPTELAAERARRRGELDTSRALDAYERDISLQERTGAVYRVLAESQWHGPWWVHAPQDDPARLTARLSEMTGR; translated from the coding sequence ATGGGTGCACTCATCGCAGTGGAGGGCCTCGACGGCGCGGGTAAGCGGACATTGATCGACGCCGTCGTCGCGGAGCTGCGCGGCCGGGGACAGCGGGTGGGGACACTGGCCTTTCCGCGCTACGGCCGCTCGGTGCACGCGGATCTGGCAGCCGAGGCGCTGCGCGGCCGCCACGGCGATGTGGCCGTCTCGGTGAACGCGATGGCCCTGCTGTTCGCGCTGGATCGCGCCGACGCCCGGGACGAGTTGTCGAAACTGTTGGCGGACAACGACATCGTGCTGCTGGATCGCTACGTGGCGTCCAACGCCGCCTACAGCGCGGCGCGGGTGGGCGAGGATGCCGACGGTGAAATGGTGTCGTGGGTGGCGGAATTGGAGTTCGCCCGCTTCGAGCTCCCGGTGCCCGACATTCAGGTCCTGCTCGATATTCCCACCGAACTGGCCGCCGAACGCGCCCGCCGCCGAGGCGAACTCGACACGTCCAGGGCGTTGGATGCCTACGAACGCGATATATCGCTGCAGGAACGCACCGGGGCGGTCTATCGTGTGTTGGCCGAATCGCAGTGGCACGGCCCCTGGTGGGTCCATGCGCCGCAGGACGATCCAGCCCGACTCACCGCTCGACTATCGGAAATGACTGGCCGATAG